A genome region from Desulfobacterales bacterium includes the following:
- a CDS encoding permease yields MITHVLDIGQFIFDAFLHIWPYLLVTIPLAVAVQMSGASKYIKRAFEARPLIAILLATIAGAFSPFCSCGVIPVIASLLISGVPLAPVMSFWIASPSMDPEIFFLSVGMIGWNLAVWRLVATLLMSLAAGYITHMLMQKGWLGKEILRMHKEVRVQSTADFLKRGWQKIKDGFANGKPSKRVVPPLIPNPGRWLQYAPVITSANPEMTTSCRSCSTETTAPISMLPESLQFAKAPPAEDAGSSAKQGCGCDETTVTFRQRLFKETLGATMMVVKFMALAFFLEALIILYVPQQWITAALGQNNPMAITTAALLGIPTYTGTLTALPMISGLLTQGMNPAAALAFLIAGPTTTLPAMAAVWPLVVRRVFVLYVVFSLVGAVLFGYFYKMAAMGF; encoded by the coding sequence ATGATCACACACGTCTTAGACATTGGCCAATTCATTTTCGACGCCTTTCTTCATATCTGGCCGTATTTACTGGTCACCATCCCGCTGGCCGTTGCGGTTCAGATGTCAGGCGCCTCCAAATATATCAAACGCGCTTTTGAGGCGCGACCATTGATCGCTATTTTACTGGCAACGATAGCGGGCGCTTTTAGCCCATTTTGCTCATGCGGGGTTATTCCGGTCATTGCCTCATTGTTGATCAGCGGAGTGCCTCTGGCTCCGGTGATGTCTTTCTGGATTGCCTCCCCATCAATGGATCCGGAAATTTTTTTTCTGAGTGTCGGAATGATCGGCTGGAATCTGGCCGTCTGGCGCCTGGTGGCCACCCTTTTGATGAGTCTGGCCGCTGGCTACATCACCCATATGCTCATGCAAAAAGGATGGCTGGGCAAAGAGATCCTGCGCATGCACAAGGAGGTAAGGGTACAAAGCACTGCGGACTTTTTGAAGAGAGGCTGGCAGAAAATTAAAGACGGTTTCGCAAATGGTAAACCCTCAAAACGTGTGGTGCCGCCGTTGATCCCCAATCCAGGGCGTTGGCTTCAATATGCACCCGTTATTACTTCTGCTAATCCTGAAATGACTACCAGTTGCCGTTCGTGTTCAACCGAAACCACAGCACCCATCAGCATGCTGCCAGAAAGTCTTCAGTTCGCCAAGGCGCCCCCTGCTGAGGACGCCGGCAGCAGCGCAAAGCAAGGCTGCGGCTGCGATGAGACCACCGTGACATTCCGGCAACGCCTGTTTAAAGAAACCCTGGGCGCGACCATGATGGTGGTTAAATTCATGGCGCTGGCCTTTTTTCTCGAAGCTTTGATTATTCTATACGTTCCCCAACAATGGATAACGGCAGCACTGGGGCAGAACAACCCCATGGCGATCACAACCGCAGCCCTTTTAGGGATACCGACCTATACCGGCACTTTGACCGCGCTGCCGATGATCAGCGGATTGTTAACCCAGGGCATGAACCCGGCCGCTGCCCTGGCATTTCTGATTGCCGGGCCGACCACGACACTGCCAGCCATGGCGGCAGTCTGGCCCTTAGTGGTCCGGCGTGTTTTCGTTCTTTATGTTGTCTTCTCTTTGGTCGGGGCGGTTTTATTCGGCTATTTTTATAAAATGGCGGCCATGGGCTTCTGA
- a CDS encoding transposase — protein sequence MPRKARIDAPGALHHIIVRGIEKRDIFKDNTDRKRFVQRLGDILNESQTPCYAWALLPNHFHLLLKTSLTPIATIMRRLLTSHAVNFNHRHKRSGHLFQNRYKSILCQEESYLLELVRYIHLNPLRANQAYNLKKLDEYPYGGHSVLMGHYQNDWQSVDETLKLFGKKASKARKRYRKFVKKGVNQGRRSELVGGGLIRSVGGWHAFKALDHTDGHLKSDERILGDSDFVEQVLKKAQERLDRQYQLKAEGFTVDQLAQRVADIIGVKIEQVWEKGKHPQTVKARSLLCYWAVRELGISATELARRIGITQPAISQCVKRGENIAREEEFKIKDA from the coding sequence ATGCCACGTAAAGCCCGCATAGATGCCCCAGGCGCCTTACATCATATTATCGTTCGCGGCATTGAAAAGCGGGATATTTTTAAAGACAATACCGATCGTAAACGCTTTGTCCAGCGTCTGGGTGATATCTTAAACGAAAGCCAAACCCCCTGTTATGCCTGGGCTTTACTCCCCAATCATTTTCATCTGCTCTTAAAAACTAGCCTCACCCCCATTGCCACTATCATGCGAAGGTTGCTGACGAGCCATGCTGTAAATTTTAACCATCGTCACAAAAGAAGCGGGCATTTGTTTCAAAACCGTTATAAGTCTATTTTGTGCCAGGAAGAAAGCTATTTGCTGGAGCTTGTGCGTTACATTCACCTCAATCCATTACGCGCAAATCAGGCATATAATTTAAAAAAATTAGACGAATACCCGTATGGTGGCCACTCTGTGCTGATGGGCCATTATCAAAATGATTGGCAATCAGTGGATGAAACCCTAAAGCTGTTTGGGAAAAAAGCGTCTAAGGCCCGCAAGAGATATCGTAAGTTTGTCAAAAAGGGTGTAAATCAGGGCCGCCGATCCGAGCTGGTCGGTGGTGGTTTGATTCGGAGTGTTGGCGGATGGCATGCGTTCAAGGCCCTTGATCATACCGATGGTCACTTAAAAAGTGATGAGCGCATACTGGGTGACAGTGATTTTGTCGAACAGGTTTTAAAAAAGGCGCAGGAGAGACTTGATCGCCAATATCAACTGAAAGCTGAAGGATTTACAGTTGATCAACTTGCCCAGCGAGTGGCTGATATAATCGGCGTTAAAATTGAGCAGGTATGGGAAAAAGGCAAACATCCGCAAACCGTTAAAGCCCGCAGTTTGCTGTGCTATTGGGCAGTGCGTGAGTTAGGCATCAGCGCCACTGAGCTTGCCAGACGAATCGGGATCACCCAGCCGGCCATCAGCCAGTGTGTAAAAAGAGGCGAAAATATTGCCAGAGAAGAAGAATTTAAAATAAAGGATGCCTAG
- a CDS encoding SPFH domain-containing protein, whose amino-acid sequence MLRLVFAVLFILGITLIPRLIPKTRQKLVVDEEGNSKKIDEDNPLRKYILPCQIGCGVIAAFLIFSTSFVIIDAARIGHLKRIYLGEPMPPGQIVAFNGQKGPQAEILPPGFHFRLLLNVLFDVEEYPVIDIKEGTYGYMVAKDGAPLREGQYLADSWPNDQFQKMLQAEYFLKTGGQKGPQLTVLPPGKYRLNQYLFNIQLNEATDIPAGFVGVIKSNVQETESYELAQIPFELEGSLAVPLVTKGSVGVWEDPLQPGRYYLNRTAYNVTVVDTRVQTWNYKGGYSRRYIDLQVTQDGKIEQKERSETVSIPEDAADSAIFTRMEGWLVPQELRIQVQVEPKDAPFLVASVGNVAAAEDKVVTPSIRSVVRNICAAERVLSLIDENRAAVEQRIEASVIPEGKKAGVTIKDVRLVDSVVPPELLVARLREQLAEQLQETFKREREAQDQRIQTQKARATADQQPELVAAEIRVKIAEKDKLAAKLEGEGQKLKLIEIATGQKAQSTVLGQERVMQLAVLEKVLNAAVENPEIVKIPTTLVTGSTGGFEGAAAILGASNIASGIPQKQEAAKAPQ is encoded by the coding sequence ATGCTACGACTGGTCTTTGCCGTTTTATTTATTCTTGGCATTACCCTCATCCCCAGATTAATCCCCAAAACCCGGCAAAAGCTAGTCGTCGACGAGGAAGGCAACAGCAAAAAGATCGACGAAGATAACCCGCTGCGCAAATACATTTTACCGTGCCAAATCGGTTGCGGTGTAATTGCGGCCTTTTTGATTTTCTCAACCTCTTTTGTGATCATCGATGCGGCCCGCATTGGTCACCTTAAACGAATTTATTTGGGCGAGCCCATGCCGCCTGGACAAATTGTCGCCTTTAATGGCCAGAAGGGGCCCCAGGCAGAAATCCTGCCACCCGGCTTTCACTTCAGACTGCTGCTCAACGTGCTTTTTGATGTGGAAGAATACCCGGTCATTGACATCAAGGAAGGTACCTACGGCTATATGGTGGCCAAAGATGGCGCCCCACTCAGAGAAGGCCAATATCTGGCCGATTCATGGCCCAACGATCAGTTTCAAAAGATGCTCCAAGCCGAATATTTTTTAAAAACCGGCGGACAGAAAGGACCCCAGCTAACCGTCCTGCCGCCGGGCAAATACCGCTTAAATCAATACCTGTTTAATATTCAGCTAAACGAAGCCACCGATATACCGGCGGGTTTTGTGGGTGTTATCAAATCAAACGTGCAGGAAACCGAATCCTATGAGCTTGCGCAAATACCTTTCGAGCTTGAGGGGTCGCTGGCCGTTCCGCTGGTTACAAAAGGATCCGTCGGTGTCTGGGAAGATCCCCTGCAGCCCGGCCGCTATTATCTGAACCGTACCGCTTATAACGTTACGGTGGTTGATACCCGGGTGCAGACCTGGAACTATAAAGGCGGCTACAGTCGCCGCTATATTGACCTGCAGGTCACCCAGGACGGCAAAATTGAGCAAAAAGAGCGCTCGGAAACCGTTTCCATTCCAGAAGATGCCGCCGATTCAGCCATTTTTACCCGTATGGAAGGCTGGCTGGTACCCCAGGAGCTGCGCATACAGGTACAGGTGGAGCCCAAAGATGCCCCGTTTCTGGTGGCCTCGGTCGGCAATGTCGCTGCCGCGGAAGACAAGGTGGTCACCCCATCCATCCGTTCGGTGGTCAGAAATATTTGCGCAGCAGAAAGAGTGCTGAGCCTGATCGACGAAAACCGGGCGGCTGTAGAGCAGCGAATTGAAGCATCGGTTATTCCTGAAGGCAAAAAAGCCGGTGTCACGATCAAAGACGTGCGCCTGGTGGATTCGGTGGTGCCGCCTGAGCTTTTGGTGGCCCGGCTGCGGGAGCAACTGGCCGAGCAGCTCCAGGAGACCTTCAAACGCGAAAGAGAGGCTCAGGATCAGCGTATTCAAACTCAAAAAGCCCGCGCAACAGCCGATCAGCAGCCTGAGCTGGTGGCGGCTGAGATCCGGGTGAAAATCGCTGAAAAAGATAAACTGGCCGCTAAGCTGGAAGGCGAGGGGCAAAAATTGAAGCTGATTGAAATTGCAACCGGCCAGAAGGCCCAGTCTACTGTGTTGGGTCAGGAGCGCGTCATGCAGCTTGCCGTATTGGAAAAAGTGCTGAACGCGGCAGTTGAAAATCCTGAAATCGTTAAAATACCAACAACACTGGTCACCGGATCAACCGGTGGTTTTGAAGGCGCGGCCGCCATTCTCGGCGCCAGCAATATCGCCAGCGGTATACCGCAAAAACAAGAAGCTGCCAAAGCACCGCAATAG
- a CDS encoding winged helix-turn-helix domain-containing protein, with translation MTQTKTAIPPACCTLKIAGKEQEQLVSMLKAIGNPIRFEIIKFLVTHPGCITGDIVEYLPIAQATVSQHLKVLKEAGWISGVIEGTATCYQLDAKNIGWFRSVVTDIF, from the coding sequence ATGACACAAACAAAAACAGCGATACCACCCGCATGTTGCACATTAAAAATCGCCGGCAAAGAACAGGAGCAGCTGGTTTCCATGCTGAAGGCAATCGGCAATCCTATCCGTTTTGAGATCATCAAGTTCCTGGTGACCCATCCGGGGTGCATCACCGGTGATATTGTCGAATATCTGCCCATTGCCCAGGCCACCGTTTCCCAGCATCTCAAGGTGTTAAAAGAGGCCGGTTGGATCTCTGGAGTTATTGAGGGCACCGCCACCTGTTATCAGCTGGATGCAAAGAATATTGGATGGTTTCGTTCAGTTGTAACAGATATTTTTTAA
- the pyrB gene encoding aspartate carbamoyltransferase codes for MDERKEVTVQNYKGWEDFYKIEKSEKLDFFIRKGRMLDILFSQQFDRPFLDKMCQLATQIRRMALTKMGARKLSGLLSHKRAMLYFVQPSTRTFISFLNACHILGMKISEIRGTSTSSEVKGESQEDTIRTFASYVNLIIIRHPEAGFAEKTAWLLNQNNLPVAIINGGSGPDQHPTQALLDIYTLERSFRNIGGMDGKKIAMVGDLKRGRTVRSLSYLMRNYKDVTLYFVAPEIFRMKDDIKSFLKKHNIEFYETEDFASVMPQVDAIYMTRIQKEYSEAPAEETDVYPEFHFTKEHLSVIQSHCIIMHPLPRRYEIEIEVDKDPRAAYWKQERNGMWMRAALISYLFGVDDEITAEFR; via the coding sequence ATGGACGAGCGCAAAGAAGTAACCGTTCAAAACTACAAAGGATGGGAAGACTTTTATAAAATCGAAAAAAGCGAAAAGCTCGATTTCTTTATCCGCAAGGGGCGCATGTTGGACATTTTGTTTTCCCAGCAGTTTGACCGTCCCTTTCTCGATAAGATGTGCCAGCTGGCCACCCAGATCCGTCGCATGGCCCTGACTAAAATGGGGGCCCGCAAATTAAGCGGCCTGCTATCACACAAGCGTGCCATGCTGTATTTTGTACAACCTTCCACGCGAACTTTTATATCCTTTCTCAATGCCTGCCACATACTGGGGATGAAAATATCTGAAATTCGCGGCACCAGCACCAGCTCGGAAGTCAAAGGCGAATCCCAGGAGGACACCATCCGCACCTTTGCCAGTTATGTGAATTTAATCATCATCCGACATCCTGAGGCCGGCTTTGCTGAAAAAACTGCCTGGCTGCTGAATCAAAACAACCTGCCGGTGGCCATTATCAACGGGGGCTCCGGGCCCGACCAGCACCCCACCCAGGCCCTGCTGGATATTTACACCCTGGAGCGCTCGTTTCGCAACATCGGCGGGATGGACGGCAAAAAAATTGCCATGGTCGGTGATCTCAAACGCGGCCGCACCGTGCGCTCGCTCAGCTATCTGATGCGAAACTATAAAGATGTCACGCTTTATTTTGTCGCACCGGAAATATTCCGCATGAAAGATGACATCAAAAGTTTTCTTAAAAAGCACAACATCGAATTTTACGAAACCGAAGACTTCGCCAGTGTCATGCCCCAGGTGGATGCCATCTACATGACCCGCATTCAAAAAGAATATTCCGAAGCCCCGGCTGAAGAAACTGACGTTTACCCGGAGTTTCATTTCACTAAAGAGCATCTCTCCGTTATCCAATCCCATTGCATCATTATGCACCCGCTGCCGCGCCGCTATGAAATTGAAATCGAGGTCGATAAGGACCCGCGTGCCGCTTACTGGAAGCAGGAACGCAACGGCATGTGGATGCGCGCTGCATTGATATCGTATCTTTTCGGCGTGGATGATGAAATTACAGCGGAATTCCGATAG
- a CDS encoding MATE family efflux transporter, with protein MKTKANGQNDHPFVKSPHKTLLSMSVPVLLSLVAEPLTGLVDTAFVARLGAESLAALGVGTVTLSGIFWIFNFLGIGTQTEVAQAQGRQEFNITKDIGGTALVLAVLIGLLLVMLGLPFVPYVSKVMGASGAVYDLSSQYIQIRLFGAPAVLLTIAAFGIFRGMQDMHTPFWVATGVNTLNIILDPLLIFGYGPFPRLGVFGAGLASTVSQWIGAICLMWVIHKRLGLAYRIQFRDVVKLVKIGRDLFIRTGLLTAFYIITTRAATRIGPDAGAAHQAVRQVWVFSFLFLDAYATTGQSLIGYFIGPRLMEHTRRVARIVCLWSFLTGLLMGVLLWFGKPLVIAFFVPPSAINLFVPAWAIAALIQPVNALAFATDGIHWGTSDFRYLRNAIIIATSCGAIAIYLLDETIAGALTWIWLITAFWIVLRALFGVIRIWPGLGNSPLKRKRTDPNFK; from the coding sequence GTGAAAACCAAAGCCAACGGCCAAAATGATCATCCTTTTGTAAAGTCGCCGCATAAGACACTGTTGTCCATGTCGGTGCCGGTGCTGTTGTCGCTGGTGGCAGAGCCCTTAACAGGCTTGGTGGATACGGCCTTTGTGGCGCGTTTGGGCGCGGAATCACTCGCCGCCCTGGGGGTTGGCACGGTAACGCTTTCAGGCATCTTTTGGATTTTTAATTTCTTAGGCATCGGAACCCAGACCGAAGTGGCCCAGGCTCAAGGTCGCCAGGAATTCAATATCACAAAAGACATCGGGGGCACGGCATTAGTGCTAGCTGTTTTGATTGGACTTTTACTGGTGATGCTTGGCTTGCCTTTTGTGCCCTATGTTTCAAAGGTCATGGGTGCCAGCGGCGCTGTCTATGATTTATCATCGCAATACATTCAAATTCGACTTTTCGGAGCGCCGGCAGTTTTACTGACCATAGCCGCCTTTGGCATTTTCAGGGGAATGCAGGATATGCATACGCCCTTCTGGGTAGCTACGGGTGTCAATACGCTCAACATCATACTGGATCCTCTGCTGATTTTCGGATACGGTCCGTTTCCTCGCCTGGGCGTTTTCGGCGCGGGGCTGGCCAGCACGGTCAGTCAATGGATAGGTGCGATCTGCCTGATGTGGGTTATCCATAAACGATTAGGTCTTGCTTACCGCATACAATTTCGTGATGTCGTCAAACTGGTTAAGATCGGCAGAGATCTGTTTATTCGTACCGGCCTTCTGACGGCATTTTACATTATCACCACCCGCGCGGCCACGCGCATCGGACCGGATGCAGGAGCGGCACATCAGGCCGTTCGGCAGGTCTGGGTATTTTCGTTTCTTTTTTTGGACGCTTATGCGACCACCGGACAAAGCCTGATTGGGTATTTTATCGGTCCGCGGTTAATGGAGCATACCAGAAGAGTTGCGCGAATTGTTTGTTTATGGAGTTTCTTAACCGGCCTGCTGATGGGCGTCCTGCTGTGGTTTGGAAAGCCGCTTGTGATCGCATTTTTTGTTCCGCCTTCGGCGATAAACCTTTTCGTCCCTGCCTGGGCCATAGCCGCTCTCATCCAGCCGGTCAATGCCTTGGCATTTGCCACCGACGGCATTCACTGGGGAACCAGTGACTTTCGGTATTTGCGAAATGCCATTATTATTGCAACGAGTTGCGGCGCCATTGCTATCTATCTGCTCGATGAAACGATCGCAGGCGCGCTTACCTGGATTTGGCTCATTACAGCTTTTTGGATTGTTCTGCGGGCGTTATTTGGAGTGATTCGAATTTGGCCCGGACTGGGAAATAGCCCGCTAAAAAGGAAGCGCACCGATCCAAATTTTAAATAA